A stretch of [Clostridium] innocuum DNA encodes these proteins:
- a CDS encoding glutamine synthetase type III: protein MKNVSKYFGSLVFDDRVMKATLSAEVYQSLKKTIDGGERLDISVANAVADAMKDWAVANGATHYTHWFQPLTGITAEKHDSFISPSPDGGVIMEFSGKEMIKGEPDASSFPSGGLRATFEARGYTAWDPTSYAFIKGKTLCIPTAFCSYGGEALDKKTPLLRSMEALNKQALRILRLFGNEDVKYVRTSVGPEQEYFLITKEMFDKRPDLQYTGRTLFGVKPPKGQEMDDHYFGVIKPKVAAFMEDLNDELWKLGILAKTEHNEVAPAQHELAPIYTTTNIATDHNQLTMEIMQKVAIRHGLVCLLHEKPFAGVNGSGKHNNWSLATDTGVNLLSPGETPYENAQFLLFLCAVIKAVDDYQDLLRISVATAENDHRLGANEAPPAVVSMFLGDELNAILEAIETDAPYIAAGKTKMKLGVSVLPRFTKDTTDRNRTSPFAFTGNKFEFRMLGSSNSIACANIMLNAAVAESLKIYADRLEGVEDFESALHEMIKKTIKDHKRIIFNGNGYDDNWIKEATEKRGLLNYCTTADCMPHLMDKKNVDMLISHKVFTERELESRMEIMLDNYCKTVIIEANTMVVMAKCSIAPAVEKFTASLAKNASIKKSFDDSIPCAYETGLVKKLSILTDKIDMAVDELKTSLVEIQDVRGIIEESVMIRDEILRKMSELRIACDEAEMLTSKEYWPYPSYGDILFSVK, encoded by the coding sequence ATGAAGAATGTTTCGAAGTATTTTGGTAGTCTGGTGTTTGATGATAGGGTAATGAAAGCAACTTTATCTGCAGAAGTATATCAGTCATTGAAGAAAACGATTGATGGAGGAGAACGGTTGGATATCAGCGTGGCAAATGCGGTAGCTGACGCCATGAAAGATTGGGCAGTGGCAAATGGAGCTACTCATTACACACACTGGTTTCAGCCTCTCACCGGAATTACCGCAGAAAAGCATGATAGCTTTATAAGTCCTTCACCGGATGGTGGAGTTATTATGGAATTTTCAGGAAAAGAAATGATTAAGGGAGAGCCTGATGCATCATCGTTTCCATCCGGAGGACTTCGAGCAACTTTCGAAGCAAGAGGATATACTGCATGGGATCCTACATCTTATGCATTTATTAAGGGTAAGACATTATGTATTCCTACTGCATTCTGTTCTTATGGTGGGGAAGCCTTGGATAAGAAAACTCCATTACTTCGTTCTATGGAAGCACTGAATAAGCAGGCTCTTCGGATTTTACGTTTATTCGGAAATGAGGATGTAAAATATGTGCGTACTTCGGTAGGGCCGGAACAGGAATATTTCTTGATTACTAAGGAGATGTTTGATAAGCGCCCGGATCTTCAATATACAGGTAGAACACTTTTCGGTGTAAAGCCTCCAAAGGGACAGGAAATGGATGACCACTACTTTGGTGTCATTAAGCCGAAGGTTGCGGCATTCATGGAGGATTTAAATGATGAACTATGGAAGTTAGGAATTCTCGCAAAGACCGAACATAATGAAGTGGCTCCGGCACAGCATGAATTAGCGCCTATTTATACTACAACAAACATTGCTACTGATCACAATCAGCTTACTATGGAGATTATGCAAAAGGTTGCTATCAGACATGGTTTGGTTTGTTTACTTCATGAAAAGCCTTTTGCAGGAGTGAATGGCTCCGGTAAGCATAATAACTGGTCCCTTGCAACAGATACCGGTGTGAATCTTCTTTCACCGGGGGAAACGCCATATGAAAATGCACAATTCCTATTATTTCTATGTGCAGTTATCAAGGCAGTCGATGATTATCAGGATTTACTTCGTATTTCTGTCGCAACAGCGGAAAACGATCACAGATTAGGCGCCAATGAGGCTCCTCCTGCTGTAGTATCGATGTTTTTAGGTGATGAACTGAATGCGATTTTAGAAGCAATCGAAACAGATGCACCATATATAGCAGCCGGAAAAACGAAGATGAAACTGGGAGTAAGTGTACTTCCTAGATTTACAAAAGATACGACAGATCGTAATCGAACATCACCATTTGCCTTTACCGGTAATAAATTCGAATTCCGTATGCTTGGCTCATCAAACAGCATAGCTTGTGCAAATATTATGTTGAATGCGGCAGTCGCGGAGTCTTTGAAGATTTATGCGGACCGATTAGAAGGTGTAGAAGATTTTGAATCAGCACTTCATGAAATGATTAAGAAAACCATTAAGGATCACAAGAGGATCATCTTCAATGGCAATGGATATGATGACAATTGGATCAAGGAAGCTACAGAAAAGAGAGGACTTTTGAATTACTGTACAACAGCGGATTGCATGCCACATTTAATGGATAAAAAAAATGTGGATATGCTTATATCTCATAAAGTATTTACTGAAAGAGAATTGGAATCAAGAATGGAAATCATGCTTGATAACTACTGTAAGACCGTTATTATTGAGGCAAACACTATGGTGGTAATGGCAAAATGCTCCATTGCTCCGGCGGTTGAAAAATTTACCGCAAGTCTGGCGAAAAATGCTTCCATAAAGAAAAGTTTTGATGATTCTATTCCATGTGCATATGAAACAGGTTTAGTAAAAAAGTTATCTATCCTTACAGACAAGATTGACATGGCTGTTGATGAGCTAAAGACCTCTCTTGTGGAAATTCAGGATGTCAGAGGAATCATAGAAGAATCTGTCATGATTAGAGATGAGATACTAAGAAAGATGAGCGAGCTTAGGATTGCTTGTGATGAAGCGGAAATGCTTACATCAAAGGAATATTGGCCGTATCCTTCCTATGGGGATATTTTGTTTAGTGTGAAATAA
- the gdhA gene encoding NADP-specific glutamate dehydrogenase yields the protein MTYVDEVIEHVVKKNPAEPEFHQAVKEVLESLRVVVDANEEKYRKDALLERLVHPERQIIFRVPWIDDKGQVQVNTGYRVQFNSAIGPYKGGLRLHRSVNLSIIKFLGFEQIFKNALTGLPIGGGKGGSDFDPKGKSDREIMAFCQSFMTELCKYIGADTDVPAGDIGTGAREIGYLFGQYKKIRGVYEGVLTGKGLSYGGSLARSEATGYGLLYLTEELLKLNGISLKGKTVAVSGSGNVAIYAIEKALQLGAKVVTVSDSTGWVYDADGIDVRVLKEIKEVKRARLTEYKSYRPNSEYHQGRGVWSVKVDLALPCATQNELTLEDAKQLVANGCLAVCEGANMPTTLKATQYLQNNDVIFAPGKAANAGGVATSALEMSQNSMRMSWSFEEVDSKLKDIMVTICHNISDAAERYGAKGNYVLGANIAGFERVADAMSAQGIV from the coding sequence ATGACATATGTTGATGAAGTGATTGAACACGTAGTAAAAAAGAATCCTGCTGAGCCGGAGTTCCATCAGGCTGTGAAAGAGGTACTGGAGTCTTTAAGAGTTGTGGTAGATGCAAATGAAGAAAAGTATCGAAAGGATGCCCTACTTGAGCGTCTGGTTCATCCCGAGAGACAGATTATATTCAGAGTACCTTGGATAGATGATAAGGGACAAGTTCAAGTTAATACCGGGTACCGTGTTCAGTTTAATAGTGCAATCGGACCATATAAAGGAGGTCTTAGATTGCATCGTTCTGTAAACTTAAGTATCATTAAGTTTCTGGGATTTGAACAAATTTTCAAAAATGCACTTACAGGTTTACCGATTGGCGGTGGTAAGGGTGGTTCTGATTTTGATCCTAAGGGGAAGTCAGATCGAGAAATCATGGCATTTTGTCAGAGTTTTATGACAGAGCTTTGCAAGTACATAGGCGCAGATACGGATGTTCCGGCAGGGGATATCGGTACCGGTGCGAGAGAAATCGGTTATTTGTTTGGTCAGTATAAGAAAATTCGCGGAGTATATGAGGGGGTTCTTACTGGAAAAGGTTTAAGCTATGGTGGATCTTTGGCAAGAAGCGAAGCTACAGGTTATGGTTTATTATATTTGACTGAGGAATTGTTGAAGCTAAATGGCATTTCACTTAAAGGAAAGACAGTTGCGGTTTCCGGTTCAGGAAATGTTGCAATCTATGCTATAGAAAAAGCGCTGCAATTAGGGGCGAAGGTCGTGACAGTAAGTGATTCTACCGGATGGGTATATGATGCCGACGGGATTGATGTTAGAGTTCTTAAGGAAATCAAGGAAGTTAAGAGAGCAAGACTAACGGAATATAAGAGTTATCGCCCGAATTCAGAATACCATCAAGGTCGTGGTGTATGGTCTGTAAAGGTAGATTTGGCACTACCGTGTGCAACTCAGAATGAACTTACGTTGGAAGATGCAAAACAGTTGGTAGCAAATGGCTGTTTAGCTGTATGTGAAGGTGCAAATATGCCTACCACACTAAAAGCTACTCAATATTTACAGAATAATGATGTTATTTTTGCCCCGGGTAAGGCGGCGAATGCTGGCGGTGTTGCAACATCTGCTTTGGAAATGTCTCAAAACAGTATGAGAATGAGCTGGTCATTTGAAGAAGTGGATTCTAAATTAAAAGATATCATGGTAACCATATGTCATAATATATCGGATGCTGCAGAAAGATATGGAGCAAAGGGGAATTATGTATTAGGCGCGAATATTGCAGGATTTGAAAGAGTTGCAGATGCCATGAGTGCACAAGGTATTGTATAA
- a CDS encoding amidophosphoribosyltransferase — MAIHEECGVFGIFGTKRENVANTAYYGLYALQHRGQESCGIVVNDDGVFSSYKDLGLVSEVFSKDTLSSLSKGNMAVGHVRYGTTGGTTRSNTQPMEVNHQRGKMAIAHNGNLSNSLELRDKLELSGAIFNTTSDTETIAYVITRERLKVSSIEEAVSKAMNSLEGAYSLVLMSSTKLIAARDPHGFRPLCYGKMMDGRYVVASESCALSAVGAAFIRDVLPGEIVVFSKENVVSRKEHCNKEKRKTCIFEYIYFARPDSVIDTISVSLSRCKAGELLAESYPVDADVVIGVPDSGMEAALGYANASKIPYGIGLIKNKYIGRTFISPGQDERLDQVRIKLSPVKNVIEGKRVVLIDDSIVRGTTSKRIVKLLKDAGAKEIHMRISAPPFLHPCYYGTDIDSEENLIACHHNIREIEEILGVDSLGYLPIEKLGRLVEGTEYCAACFNGEYPTNIPKDLRKDRFEGKLSEKICSG, encoded by the coding sequence ATGGCGATACATGAGGAATGTGGCGTGTTTGGAATCTTTGGCACTAAGAGGGAAAATGTTGCAAACACTGCTTATTATGGTTTATATGCACTACAGCATCGGGGGCAGGAAAGCTGTGGGATCGTTGTAAATGACGACGGTGTATTTTCATCATATAAGGATTTGGGACTTGTGAGTGAGGTATTTTCGAAAGATACACTATCAAGTTTATCGAAAGGAAATATGGCGGTCGGCCATGTAAGATATGGAACAACAGGAGGAACTACCCGTAGTAATACTCAACCCATGGAAGTAAATCATCAGAGGGGAAAAATGGCGATAGCACATAATGGAAATCTGAGCAATTCATTGGAACTTCGAGATAAATTAGAACTATCCGGTGCAATTTTTAATACCACAAGTGATACTGAGACAATTGCTTATGTTATTACAAGAGAAAGACTTAAGGTTTCCAGTATAGAAGAAGCGGTAAGTAAAGCAATGAATTCTTTGGAAGGTGCTTATTCATTGGTGCTAATGTCTTCTACCAAATTAATTGCGGCAAGAGATCCACATGGATTCAGACCGTTATGCTATGGAAAGATGATGGATGGGAGGTATGTAGTTGCTTCAGAGAGCTGTGCATTATCTGCAGTAGGAGCAGCCTTCATAAGAGATGTTCTCCCAGGAGAAATTGTTGTTTTTAGTAAGGAAAATGTCGTATCTCGAAAAGAACACTGCAATAAAGAAAAGAGAAAGACCTGTATCTTTGAATATATTTATTTTGCCAGACCGGACTCTGTAATAGATACTATTTCGGTATCATTGTCAAGGTGTAAAGCCGGTGAATTATTGGCAGAAAGTTATCCTGTAGATGCAGATGTTGTGATCGGAGTTCCTGATAGTGGCATGGAGGCAGCATTAGGTTATGCAAATGCATCTAAAATACCATATGGAATCGGTTTAATAAAAAACAAATATATTGGTAGAACCTTTATTTCTCCGGGTCAGGATGAACGTCTAGATCAAGTAAGAATAAAATTAAGCCCCGTTAAAAATGTTATAGAAGGTAAAAGAGTTGTATTGATTGATGATTCCATTGTCAGAGGTACAACCAGTAAACGTATTGTAAAACTACTCAAAGATGCCGGCGCAAAAGAAATACATATGAGAATTTCCGCACCGCCATTTTTACATCCCTGCTATTATGGTACAGATATTGATTCAGAAGAAAATCTGATTGCCTGTCATCATAACATACGGGAAATAGAGGAAATCCTAGGTGTTGATTCTCTTGGATACTTACCGATTGAAAAATTAGGCAGATTGGTAGAGGGAACTGAATATTGTGCAGCATGCTTTAATGGAGAGTATCCGACAAATATACCGAAGGATCTTCGAAAAGATCGTTTTGAAGGAAAGTTATCAGAAAAAATCTGTTCCGGGTAG
- the asnB gene encoding asparagine synthase B, translating to MCSIMGYCSRSAAYDTFMKGFEATISRGPDDSRVIDTGKGYLGFHRLAIMGLHDAGMQPFQLDKSYAVCNGEIYGFEELRSRLSRKYEFKSDSDCEIILPMYKEYGTAMFAMLDAEFACIIYDGEREEYIAARDPIGIRPLYYGYDKQEAIIFASEPKNLVGIVENIMPFPPGHYYKDGKFICYLDISIAAKVCEDDLEKVCRNIREKLVSGVEKRLVADAKVGFLLSGGLDSSLVCAIAAKKSKDAIKTFAIGMCEDAIDLRYANQVANHIGSDHTEIFMTPDDVIASLRTVIYVLGTFDITTIRASIGMYLICKAIHEKTDIRVLLTGEISDELFGYKYTDFAPDEEAFQLESQKRIKELHMYDVLRADRCISVNSLEARVPFGDIDFVKYVMSIDPKLKMNRYGKGKYLLRHAFEDGDYLPDEILWREKAAFSDAVGHSMVDYLKAYAEEIYTDTEFKDKCKNYNHAQPFTKESLLYREIFEEYYTGQSKMIVDFWMPNKEWDGCHVNDPSARVLSNYGDSGI from the coding sequence ATGTGTTCTATAATGGGTTATTGCAGTCGCAGTGCTGCCTATGATACGTTTATGAAAGGATTTGAGGCAACGATTTCACGGGGACCTGATGACAGTAGAGTAATCGATACCGGAAAAGGTTATTTGGGGTTTCATCGATTGGCAATTATGGGACTTCATGACGCCGGTATGCAGCCTTTTCAGTTGGATAAAAGCTATGCTGTTTGCAATGGAGAAATATATGGATTTGAGGAACTTAGAAGCAGGCTGTCAAGAAAGTATGAATTCAAGAGTGATTCAGATTGTGAAATAATTTTGCCCATGTACAAGGAATATGGTACGGCTATGTTTGCCATGCTGGATGCGGAATTTGCATGCATCATTTATGATGGGGAACGTGAAGAATATATCGCAGCAAGAGATCCGATCGGTATACGGCCATTATATTATGGTTATGATAAGCAGGAGGCTATTATCTTTGCCAGTGAGCCAAAGAATTTAGTGGGTATAGTTGAAAATATCATGCCGTTTCCTCCCGGTCACTATTATAAGGATGGGAAATTTATATGTTATCTGGATATTTCAATAGCTGCGAAAGTTTGTGAAGATGATTTGGAAAAAGTATGTAGAAATATTCGTGAAAAGTTAGTTTCAGGTGTGGAAAAACGTCTTGTAGCAGATGCAAAAGTTGGTTTTTTACTTTCAGGGGGACTGGATTCTTCCTTAGTTTGTGCAATTGCAGCTAAAAAAAGTAAAGATGCAATCAAGACATTTGCAATAGGCATGTGTGAAGATGCTATAGACCTGAGATATGCAAATCAGGTGGCAAATCATATCGGAAGTGATCATACTGAGATTTTTATGACACCGGATGATGTAATTGCATCGCTTAGAACCGTGATATATGTATTGGGTACTTTTGATATTACTACGATTCGGGCTTCGATAGGAATGTATCTGATATGTAAAGCGATTCATGAAAAGACGGATATCAGAGTTTTATTAACAGGTGAAATTTCAGATGAATTATTCGGATACAAATATACAGATTTTGCGCCAGATGAGGAAGCTTTTCAACTAGAATCACAGAAGAGAATAAAAGAACTCCACATGTATGATGTGCTTCGAGCTGATCGCTGTATCTCTGTGAATTCTCTGGAAGCAAGGGTCCCGTTTGGGGATATAGATTTTGTAAAGTATGTAATGTCTATCGATCCCAAGCTGAAAATGAATCGATATGGAAAGGGAAAATATTTGCTTCGTCATGCTTTTGAAGATGGAGATTATCTTCCTGATGAAATCCTGTGGCGAGAAAAAGCTGCATTTTCAGATGCGGTAGGACACTCTATGGTTGATTACCTGAAAGCATATGCTGAAGAAATATATACAGATACAGAGTTTAAGGACAAGTGTAAGAACTATAATCATGCGCAGCCATTCACAAAAGAATCTTTACTATACCGTGAGATATTTGAAGAGTATTATACGGGACAAAGCAAAATGATCGTAGACTTTTGGATGCCGAATAAAGAATGGGACGGCTGTCATGTAAATGATCCATCGGCAAGAGTTCTTTCTAACTATGGTGATAGCGGAATTTAG
- the amt gene encoding ammonium transporter: protein MLYSPVNTIWVLVGAALVFFMQAGFSLCEAGFTRAKNTGNILMKNLMDFCIGTPAFWLVGFGIMFGAGNGIVGSFDPLIKGDYGHILPSGVPLWAFAIFQIVFCATSATIVSGAMAERTKFSAYCIYSAAISLLIYPVSGHWIWGGGWLSELGFHDFAGSTAVHMLGGVCAMIGAAILGPRIGKYDKNGKPKAILGHNITFAALGVFILWFCWFGFNGASTAGMDSDALMETAGRVFFNTNIAAAVACCTTMIFTWVRYKKPDVSMTYNAALAGLVGVTAGCDAVSSVGAAGIGIVCGILVVLSIEFFDKVVKIDDPVGAVSVHCVCGAVGTVLTGLFATGVTTEKGLFYGGGLHFFQVQTLGVISVTAYVAIVITIVFLVIKHTLGLRADKEDELTGLDISEHGLLTAYAGYAMLPDISEEDGDEPVMVAQGVPVAEAVEVKKMPSLLDGMPKITKIAIICKEHKLEALKTSMMNLGIKGMTVSHVLGCGVQKGKPEYYRGVQVETTLLPKVQVDIVVSKIPVRSVIDVAKKILYTGHIGDGKIFVYDVENAVKIRTGEEGVDALQDID from the coding sequence ATGTTATATAGTCCGGTGAACACGATTTGGGTACTTGTTGGAGCTGCATTGGTATTCTTTATGCAAGCGGGTTTTTCACTCTGTGAGGCAGGATTTACCAGAGCTAAAAATACAGGTAATATTCTTATGAAGAATTTAATGGATTTCTGTATAGGTACACCTGCATTTTGGTTAGTAGGATTTGGCATTATGTTTGGTGCAGGAAACGGTATCGTGGGATCATTTGATCCCCTTATCAAAGGAGATTACGGCCATATACTTCCATCGGGTGTGCCGCTTTGGGCTTTTGCAATTTTCCAGATCGTGTTCTGTGCAACATCTGCGACCATTGTTTCCGGAGCCATGGCAGAGAGAACAAAATTCAGTGCATATTGTATTTACTCTGCTGCCATTTCATTGTTGATTTATCCTGTTTCCGGACATTGGATCTGGGGTGGGGGATGGCTATCAGAGCTTGGATTCCATGATTTTGCAGGTTCAACCGCAGTCCATATGTTGGGGGGTGTCTGTGCAATGATCGGAGCTGCTATTCTAGGACCACGTATCGGTAAATATGATAAGAATGGTAAGCCAAAAGCAATCTTAGGACATAACATTACATTTGCGGCTCTTGGTGTATTTATTCTTTGGTTCTGTTGGTTTGGTTTCAATGGTGCATCTACTGCCGGTATGGATAGTGATGCATTGATGGAAACCGCAGGACGTGTATTTTTCAATACAAACATAGCCGCAGCAGTGGCTTGCTGTACTACTATGATTTTTACCTGGGTACGATATAAGAAACCGGATGTATCAATGACTTACAATGCAGCCCTTGCTGGTCTAGTTGGTGTAACTGCAGGTTGTGATGCCGTCTCCTCAGTGGGAGCAGCCGGTATCGGTATCGTATGTGGTATTTTAGTAGTATTATCAATAGAATTTTTTGATAAGGTTGTTAAAATTGATGATCCTGTTGGTGCGGTATCCGTTCATTGTGTCTGCGGAGCAGTGGGTACGGTTCTAACCGGATTATTCGCAACAGGCGTTACTACTGAAAAAGGTTTATTCTATGGAGGTGGTTTACATTTCTTTCAGGTTCAGACATTAGGTGTAATATCGGTAACAGCATATGTGGCAATTGTCATTACCATTGTGTTTCTTGTTATCAAACACACGCTTGGACTTAGAGCTGATAAAGAAGATGAGCTTACAGGTCTGGATATTTCAGAACATGGTTTGCTTACCGCCTATGCAGGATATGCAATGCTTCCTGATATAAGTGAAGAAGACGGTGATGAGCCGGTAATGGTGGCGCAAGGTGTTCCTGTTGCCGAGGCGGTTGAAGTAAAAAAGATGCCAAGTCTTCTTGATGGAATGCCTAAGATTACAAAAATTGCAATTATCTGTAAGGAACATAAGCTTGAGGCATTAAAGACATCTATGATGAACCTCGGTATTAAAGGAATGACAGTTTCCCATGTACTGGGATGTGGTGTACAGAAGGGGAAACCGGAATATTATAGAGGTGTTCAGGTAGAAACTACCCTACTTCCGAAGGTTCAAGTGGATATCGTAGTAAGTAAAATACCGGTAAGAAGTGTAATTGATGTAGCGAAAAAAATACTTTATACAGGACACATCGGAGATGGTAAGATTTTTGTCTATGATGTAGAGAATGCTGTAAAGATTCGTACCGGTGAAGAAGGGGTCGATGCTCTTCAGGATATAGATTAA